In Gadus morhua chromosome 2, gadMor3.0, whole genome shotgun sequence, a single window of DNA contains:
- the mgrn1b gene encoding E3 ubiquitin-protein ligase MGRN1b isoform X8, producing MGSILSRRIAGVEDIDIQANSAYRFPPKSGNYFASHFFMGGEKFDTPHPEGYLFGENMDLNFLGNRPVQFPYVTPAPHEPVKTLRSLVNIRKDSLRLVRYKDDADSPTEEEAKPKVLYGVEFTFDADARVAITLYCQAFEEFSNGMAAYNPKSPLLVSETVHYKRGVSQQFSMPSFKIDFSDWKEEDLNFDLDRGVFPMVIQAVVDEGDDCLGHAHVLLAAFERHVDGSFSVKPLKQKQIVDRVSYLLQEIYGIENKNNQETKPSDDENSDNSNECVVCLSDLRDTLILPCRHLCLCNSCADTLRYQANNCPICRLPFRALLQIRAVRKKPGALSPVSFSPVLAQTMDHDEHSSSDSVPPGFEPISLLEALNGLRSISPANPSAPLYDDINFSGGGGESRALSSPEHLSDGGSLQKSKVSKSPDSTLRSPSSPIQEEDEEKLSEMSDAQPNPLLSSSPAPTEATGVEDVAESLSPDDEEEEEEEEEEERPHSREEILEDCISEHSSLTKTESDPPGDLSLPAIGPDACSIGMEE from the exons ATGGGGTCCATCCTGAGTCGTAGAATCGCCGGAGTTGAGGATATAGATATCCAAGCCAATTCGGCATACCGATTTCCACCTAAATCAG GGAATTATTTTGCCAGCCATTTCTTCATGGGAGGGGAGAAATTCGACACACCACATCCAGAAGGCTACCTTTTTGGAGAGAACATGGACCTCAATTTCCTTGGAAACAGGCCTGTGCAG TTTCCATACGTTACCCCAGCTCCTCATGAgccggtgaaaactctacgcaGTCTGGTCAACATCAGGAAGGATTCTCTGCGTTTAGTCAG GTACAAAGATGATGCGGATTcgcccacggaggaggaggcaaaGCCCAAGGTGCTTTATGGCGTGGAGTTCACCTTCGACGCTGATGCCCGTGTCGCCATCACGCTGTACTGCCAGGCCTTTGAGGAGTTCTCCAACGGGATGGCCGC GTACAACCCAAAGAGTCCGCTTCTGGTGTCCGAAACTGTACACTACAAACGAGGCGTGAGCCAGCAGTTCTCCATGCCGTCTTTCAAAATAGACTTCAGCGATTGGAAAGAAGAAGAT CTGAACTTTGACCTAGACCGGGGTGTATTTCCAATGGTCATCCAGGCAGTGGTGGATGAAGGGGATG ATTGCTTGGGCCATGCCCATGTACTCCTTGCTGCGTTTGAAAGA CATGTTGATGGCAGCTTCTCTGTCAAGCCCCTGAAACAGAAGCAAATT GTCGACCGTGTGAGCTACCTGCTCCAGGAGATCTACGGCATTGAGAACAAGAATAACCAGGAAACAAAG ccgtCAGACGACGAGAACAGCGACAACAGCAACGAGTGCGTGGTGTGTCTCTCGGATCTGCGCGACACACTCATCCTGCCCTGCAGGCACCTTTGTCTGTGCAACTCCTGCGCCGACACGCTCCGTTACCAGGCCAACAACTGTCCGATATGCCGACTGC CGTTCCGAGCCTTGCTGCAGATCCGAGCGGTGCGGAAGAAACCCGGAGCACTGTCGCCCGTTTCCTTCAGCCCCGTGCTGGCCCAGACGATGGACCACGACGAGCACTCC aGCTCCGACTCGGTGCCCCCGGGCTTCGAGCCCATCTCCCTGCTGGAGGCGCTGAACGGCCTGCGGTCCATCTCGCCCGCCAACCCGTCCGCCCCGCTCTACGACGACATCAACTtctccggcggcggcggcgaaaGCCGAGCCCTCAGCTCCCCGGAGCATCTCAGCGACGGCGGCAGTCTGCAGAAGAGCAAAGTCAGCAAGTCCCCAGACAG CACCTTGAGGTCCCCGTCCTCTCCCATccaagaggaggacgaggagaagcTGTCGGAGATGTCCGACGCTCAGCCCAACCCGCTGCTGTCCAGCAGTCCCGCTCCCACCGAG GCCACGGGCGTGGAGGATGTGGCCGAGTCGCTGTCCCCGGACGACG aggaggaggaagaggaggaagaggaggaggagcggcctCACTCCCGAGAGGAGATCCTCGAGGACTGCATCAGCGAACACAGTAGCCTGACCAAGACGGAGAGCGACCCGCCCGGAGACCTCTCCCTGCCAG
- the snrnp25 gene encoding U11/U12 small nuclear ribonucleoprotein 25 kDa protein, whose amino-acid sequence MMEQDETPGDVIPSVKDEEIEEEVETTELIDDEEEDEEALPHSEILDIFEEGLALLVQDPLLCDLPIQVTLEEINSQIALEYGQAMTVKVLKADGETMPIVVVQNASVLDLKKAIQRFMELKQQREGGVKYVSWRYVWRTYALVFQGEKMEDDNTRLKDYGVRNRDEVTFMKKLKKK is encoded by the exons ATGATGGAGCAGGATGAAACCCCTGGAGATGTTATACCTTCTGTAAAAGATGAAGAGATAGAAGAAGAGGTGGAGACGACGGAATTAAtagatgatgaagaggaagacgaggaagcACTCCCCCACTCAGAGATCTTGGATATTTTCGAAGAGGGTCTTGCTCTTCTTGTGCAGGATCCTCTACTTTGTGATCTTCCAATACAG GTGACATTGGAGGAGATTAATTCGCAAATCGCTTTGGAATATGGCCAGGCGATGactgtcaaggttttaaaagcAGATGGAGAGACCATGC CTATAGTGGTGGTACAGAATGCCAGTGTGCTGGATCTTAAGAAAGCCATCCAGAGGTTCATGGAGCTCAAGCAGCAGCGTGAGGGAGGGGTGAAATACGTTAGCTG GAGATATGTCTGGAGGACTTATGCTTTAGTATTCCAAGGGGAAAAGATGGAAGATGACAACACAAGACTAAAAGA CTACGGAGTCAGGAACAGAGATGAAGTAACGTTCATGAAGAAGCTCAAGAAAAAGTAG
- the mgrn1b gene encoding E3 ubiquitin-protein ligase MGRN1b isoform X7, producing MGSILSRRIAGVEDIDIQANSAYRFPPKSGNYFASHFFMGGEKFDTPHPEGYLFGENMDLNFLGNRPVQFPYVTPAPHEPVKTLRSLVNIRKDSLRLVRYKDDADSPTEEEAKPKVLYGVEFTFDADARVAITLYCQAFEEFSNGMAAYNPKSPLLVSETVHYKRGVSQQFSMPSFKIDFSDWKEEDLNFDLDRGVFPMVIQAVVDEGDDCLGHAHVLLAAFERHVDGSFSVKPLKQKQIVDRVSYLLQEIYGIENKNNQETKPSDDENSDNSNECVVCLSDLRDTLILPCRHLCLCNSCADTLRYQANNCPICRLPFRALLQIRAVRKKPGALSPVSFSPVLAQTMDHDEHSSSDSVPPGFEPISLLEALNGLRSISPANPSAPLYDDINFSGGGGESRALSSPEHLSDGGSLQKSKVSKSPDSTLRSPSSPIQEEDEEKLSEMSDAQPNPLLSSSPAPTEATGVEDVAESLSPDDEEEEEEEEEEERPHSREEILEDCISEHSSLTKTESDPPGDLSLPGSSESTESLKSQSTNCSSQPLLSSPRNSFHLEDEHH from the exons ATGGGGTCCATCCTGAGTCGTAGAATCGCCGGAGTTGAGGATATAGATATCCAAGCCAATTCGGCATACCGATTTCCACCTAAATCAG GGAATTATTTTGCCAGCCATTTCTTCATGGGAGGGGAGAAATTCGACACACCACATCCAGAAGGCTACCTTTTTGGAGAGAACATGGACCTCAATTTCCTTGGAAACAGGCCTGTGCAG TTTCCATACGTTACCCCAGCTCCTCATGAgccggtgaaaactctacgcaGTCTGGTCAACATCAGGAAGGATTCTCTGCGTTTAGTCAG GTACAAAGATGATGCGGATTcgcccacggaggaggaggcaaaGCCCAAGGTGCTTTATGGCGTGGAGTTCACCTTCGACGCTGATGCCCGTGTCGCCATCACGCTGTACTGCCAGGCCTTTGAGGAGTTCTCCAACGGGATGGCCGC GTACAACCCAAAGAGTCCGCTTCTGGTGTCCGAAACTGTACACTACAAACGAGGCGTGAGCCAGCAGTTCTCCATGCCGTCTTTCAAAATAGACTTCAGCGATTGGAAAGAAGAAGAT CTGAACTTTGACCTAGACCGGGGTGTATTTCCAATGGTCATCCAGGCAGTGGTGGATGAAGGGGATG ATTGCTTGGGCCATGCCCATGTACTCCTTGCTGCGTTTGAAAGA CATGTTGATGGCAGCTTCTCTGTCAAGCCCCTGAAACAGAAGCAAATT GTCGACCGTGTGAGCTACCTGCTCCAGGAGATCTACGGCATTGAGAACAAGAATAACCAGGAAACAAAG ccgtCAGACGACGAGAACAGCGACAACAGCAACGAGTGCGTGGTGTGTCTCTCGGATCTGCGCGACACACTCATCCTGCCCTGCAGGCACCTTTGTCTGTGCAACTCCTGCGCCGACACGCTCCGTTACCAGGCCAACAACTGTCCGATATGCCGACTGC CGTTCCGAGCCTTGCTGCAGATCCGAGCGGTGCGGAAGAAACCCGGAGCACTGTCGCCCGTTTCCTTCAGCCCCGTGCTGGCCCAGACGATGGACCACGACGAGCACTCC aGCTCCGACTCGGTGCCCCCGGGCTTCGAGCCCATCTCCCTGCTGGAGGCGCTGAACGGCCTGCGGTCCATCTCGCCCGCCAACCCGTCCGCCCCGCTCTACGACGACATCAACTtctccggcggcggcggcgaaaGCCGAGCCCTCAGCTCCCCGGAGCATCTCAGCGACGGCGGCAGTCTGCAGAAGAGCAAAGTCAGCAAGTCCCCAGACAG CACCTTGAGGTCCCCGTCCTCTCCCATccaagaggaggacgaggagaagcTGTCGGAGATGTCCGACGCTCAGCCCAACCCGCTGCTGTCCAGCAGTCCCGCTCCCACCGAG GCCACGGGCGTGGAGGATGTGGCCGAGTCGCTGTCCCCGGACGACG aggaggaggaagaggaggaagaggaggaggagcggcctCACTCCCGAGAGGAGATCCTCGAGGACTGCATCAGCGAACACAGTAGCCTGACCAAGACGGAGAGCGACCCGCCCGGAGACCTCTCCCTGCCAG
- the cdip1 gene encoding cell death-inducing p53-target protein 1 isoform X1: MSSDPPPPYPGGPSAPIIEEKNGIPVVTAAPMAAAPQQGANLPPDYGPPPYEASQPGYMHPLGPGEGPMPMPMPMPPPGVFYPPGHFPQPMPGQFGPGPSHMAGHTATVLSPPGAATTVTVLQGEMFQTSPVQTVCPHCQQAIITRITHDVGLMNTLFCLFCFFVGCDLGCCLIPCLIDDLKDVTHTCPYCKGYIYTYKRVC; encoded by the exons ATGTCCAGTgaccccccacctccctacCCCGGAGGCCCAAGCGCCCCAATCATTGAAGAGAAGAATGGGATACCTGTTGTTACTG CAGCTCCGATGGCGGCGGCTCCACAGCAGGGAGCAAACCTGCCCCCGGACTATGGGCCTCCCCCCTATGAGGCCTCGCAGCCTGGCTACATGCACCCTCTCGGCCCCGGTGAAGGCCCCATGCCCATGCCCATGCCCATGCCCCCGCCAG GAGTCTTCTACCCACCCGGTCACTTTCCTCAGCCCATGCCAGGCCAGTTTGGCCCGGGTCCAAGTCACATGGCCGGTCACACGGCCACCGTTCTGTCGCCCCCTGGTGCGGCTACCACCGTCACCGTCCTGCAGGGGGAGATGTTCCAGACGTCCCCGGTGCAGACGGTGTGTCCACACTGCCAGCAGGCCATCATCACCCGCATCACCCACGATGTCGGCCTAATGAACACCCTCTTCTGCCTGTTCTGCTTCTTTGTGGG GTGTGATCTTGGCTGCTGCCTGATTCCCTGTCTGATCGATGATCTCAAGGACGTGACACACACATGTCCTTACTGCAAGGGCTACATCTACACATACAAGCGTGTCTGCTAA
- the cdip1 gene encoding cell death-inducing p53-target protein 1 isoform X2, protein MSSDPPPPYPGGPSAPIIEEKNGIPVVTAPMAAAPQQGANLPPDYGPPPYEASQPGYMHPLGPGEGPMPMPMPMPPPGVFYPPGHFPQPMPGQFGPGPSHMAGHTATVLSPPGAATTVTVLQGEMFQTSPVQTVCPHCQQAIITRITHDVGLMNTLFCLFCFFVGCDLGCCLIPCLIDDLKDVTHTCPYCKGYIYTYKRVC, encoded by the exons ATGTCCAGTgaccccccacctccctacCCCGGAGGCCCAAGCGCCCCAATCATTGAAGAGAAGAATGGGATACCTGTTGTTACTG CTCCGATGGCGGCGGCTCCACAGCAGGGAGCAAACCTGCCCCCGGACTATGGGCCTCCCCCCTATGAGGCCTCGCAGCCTGGCTACATGCACCCTCTCGGCCCCGGTGAAGGCCCCATGCCCATGCCCATGCCCATGCCCCCGCCAG GAGTCTTCTACCCACCCGGTCACTTTCCTCAGCCCATGCCAGGCCAGTTTGGCCCGGGTCCAAGTCACATGGCCGGTCACACGGCCACCGTTCTGTCGCCCCCTGGTGCGGCTACCACCGTCACCGTCCTGCAGGGGGAGATGTTCCAGACGTCCCCGGTGCAGACGGTGTGTCCACACTGCCAGCAGGCCATCATCACCCGCATCACCCACGATGTCGGCCTAATGAACACCCTCTTCTGCCTGTTCTGCTTCTTTGTGGG GTGTGATCTTGGCTGCTGCCTGATTCCCTGTCTGATCGATGATCTCAAGGACGTGACACACACATGTCCTTACTGCAAGGGCTACATCTACACATACAAGCGTGTCTGCTAA
- the polr3k gene encoding DNA-directed RNA polymerase III subunit RPC10, producing MLLFCPTCGNVLIVEEGQKCLRFACNTCPYVHNITRKVNNRNYPKLKEVDDVLGGAAAWENVDSTPETCPRCGHLRAYFMQIQTRSADEPMTTFYKCCNIDCGHRWRD from the exons ATGCTCCTTTTTTGTCCCACATGTGGGAATGTTTTGATCGTCGAGGAGGGACAGAAGTGCCTGAGGTTCGCCTGCAACACATGCCCCTACGTACACAATATCACAAGAAAG GTCAACAACAGGAATTATCCTAAACTTAAAGAAGTCGACGATGTTCTTGGTGGCGCCGCAGCTTGGGAAAATGTGGACTCTACTCCTG AAACCTGTCCGAGGTGCGGGCATCTTCGGGCATACTTCATGCAGATTCAGACCAGATCGGCAGATGAACCTATGACAACATTCTACAAATGCTGCAATATCGATTGTGGCCATCGGTGGAGAGATTGA
- the mgrn1b gene encoding E3 ubiquitin-protein ligase MGRN1b isoform X5 — translation MGSILSRRIAGVEDIDIQANSAYRFPPKSGNYFASHFFMGGEKFDTPHPEGYLFGENMDLNFLGNRPVQFPYVTPAPHEPVKTLRSLVNIRKDSLRLVRYKDDADSPTEEEAKPKVLYGVEFTFDADARVAITLYCQAFEEFSNGMAAYNPKSPLLVSETVHYKRGVSQQFSMPSFKIDFSDWKEEDLNFDLDRGVFPMVIQAVVDEGDDCLGHAHVLLAAFERHVDGSFSVKPLKQKQIVDRVSYLLQEIYGIENKNNQETKPSDDENSDNSNECVVCLSDLRDTLILPCRHLCLCNSCADTLRYQANNCPICRLPFRALLQIRAVRKKPGALSPVSFSPVLAQTMDHDEHSQSSDSVPPGFEPISLLEALNGLRSISPANPSAPLYDDINFSGGGGESRALSSPEHLSDGGSLQKSKVSKSPDSSTLRSPSSPIQEEDEEKLSEMSDAQPNPLLSSSPAPTEATGVEDVAESLSPDDEEEEEEEEEEERPHSREEILEDCISEHSSLTKTESDPPGDLSLPGSSESTESLKSQSTNCSSQPLLSSPRNSFHLEDEHH, via the exons ATGGGGTCCATCCTGAGTCGTAGAATCGCCGGAGTTGAGGATATAGATATCCAAGCCAATTCGGCATACCGATTTCCACCTAAATCAG GGAATTATTTTGCCAGCCATTTCTTCATGGGAGGGGAGAAATTCGACACACCACATCCAGAAGGCTACCTTTTTGGAGAGAACATGGACCTCAATTTCCTTGGAAACAGGCCTGTGCAG TTTCCATACGTTACCCCAGCTCCTCATGAgccggtgaaaactctacgcaGTCTGGTCAACATCAGGAAGGATTCTCTGCGTTTAGTCAG GTACAAAGATGATGCGGATTcgcccacggaggaggaggcaaaGCCCAAGGTGCTTTATGGCGTGGAGTTCACCTTCGACGCTGATGCCCGTGTCGCCATCACGCTGTACTGCCAGGCCTTTGAGGAGTTCTCCAACGGGATGGCCGC GTACAACCCAAAGAGTCCGCTTCTGGTGTCCGAAACTGTACACTACAAACGAGGCGTGAGCCAGCAGTTCTCCATGCCGTCTTTCAAAATAGACTTCAGCGATTGGAAAGAAGAAGAT CTGAACTTTGACCTAGACCGGGGTGTATTTCCAATGGTCATCCAGGCAGTGGTGGATGAAGGGGATG ATTGCTTGGGCCATGCCCATGTACTCCTTGCTGCGTTTGAAAGA CATGTTGATGGCAGCTTCTCTGTCAAGCCCCTGAAACAGAAGCAAATT GTCGACCGTGTGAGCTACCTGCTCCAGGAGATCTACGGCATTGAGAACAAGAATAACCAGGAAACAAAG ccgtCAGACGACGAGAACAGCGACAACAGCAACGAGTGCGTGGTGTGTCTCTCGGATCTGCGCGACACACTCATCCTGCCCTGCAGGCACCTTTGTCTGTGCAACTCCTGCGCCGACACGCTCCGTTACCAGGCCAACAACTGTCCGATATGCCGACTGC CGTTCCGAGCCTTGCTGCAGATCCGAGCGGTGCGGAAGAAACCCGGAGCACTGTCGCCCGTTTCCTTCAGCCCCGTGCTGGCCCAGACGATGGACCACGACGAGCACTCC cagaGCTCCGACTCGGTGCCCCCGGGCTTCGAGCCCATCTCCCTGCTGGAGGCGCTGAACGGCCTGCGGTCCATCTCGCCCGCCAACCCGTCCGCCCCGCTCTACGACGACATCAACTtctccggcggcggcggcgaaaGCCGAGCCCTCAGCTCCCCGGAGCATCTCAGCGACGGCGGCAGTCTGCAGAAGAGCAAAGTCAGCAAGTCCCCAGACAG caGCACCTTGAGGTCCCCGTCCTCTCCCATccaagaggaggacgaggagaagcTGTCGGAGATGTCCGACGCTCAGCCCAACCCGCTGCTGTCCAGCAGTCCCGCTCCCACCGAG GCCACGGGCGTGGAGGATGTGGCCGAGTCGCTGTCCCCGGACGACG aggaggaggaagaggaggaagaggaggaggagcggcctCACTCCCGAGAGGAGATCCTCGAGGACTGCATCAGCGAACACAGTAGCCTGACCAAGACGGAGAGCGACCCGCCCGGAGACCTCTCCCTGCCAG
- the mgrn1b gene encoding E3 ubiquitin-protein ligase MGRN1b isoform X6, with the protein MGSILSRRIAGVEDIDIQANSAYRFPPKSGNYFASHFFMGGEKFDTPHPEGYLFGENMDLNFLGNRPVQFPYVTPAPHEPVKTLRSLVNIRKDSLRLVRYKDDADSPTEEEAKPKVLYGVEFTFDADARVAITLYCQAFEEFSNGMAAYNPKSPLLVSETVHYKRGVSQQFSMPSFKIDFSDWKEEDLNFDLDRGVFPMVIQAVVDEGDDCLGHAHVLLAAFERHVDGSFSVKPLKQKQIVDRVSYLLQEIYGIENKNNQETKPSDDENSDNSNECVVCLSDLRDTLILPCRHLCLCNSCADTLRYQANNCPICRLPFRALLQIRAVRKKPGALSPVSFSPVLAQTMDHDEHSQSSDSVPPGFEPISLLEALNGLRSISPANPSAPLYDDINFSGGGGESRALSSPEHLSDGGSLQKSKVSKSPDSSTLRSPSSPIQEEDEEKLSEMSDAQPNPLLSSSPAPTEATGVEDVAESLSPDDEEEEEEEEEEERPHSREEILEDCISEHSSLTKTESDPPGDLSLPAIGPDACSIGMEE; encoded by the exons ATGGGGTCCATCCTGAGTCGTAGAATCGCCGGAGTTGAGGATATAGATATCCAAGCCAATTCGGCATACCGATTTCCACCTAAATCAG GGAATTATTTTGCCAGCCATTTCTTCATGGGAGGGGAGAAATTCGACACACCACATCCAGAAGGCTACCTTTTTGGAGAGAACATGGACCTCAATTTCCTTGGAAACAGGCCTGTGCAG TTTCCATACGTTACCCCAGCTCCTCATGAgccggtgaaaactctacgcaGTCTGGTCAACATCAGGAAGGATTCTCTGCGTTTAGTCAG GTACAAAGATGATGCGGATTcgcccacggaggaggaggcaaaGCCCAAGGTGCTTTATGGCGTGGAGTTCACCTTCGACGCTGATGCCCGTGTCGCCATCACGCTGTACTGCCAGGCCTTTGAGGAGTTCTCCAACGGGATGGCCGC GTACAACCCAAAGAGTCCGCTTCTGGTGTCCGAAACTGTACACTACAAACGAGGCGTGAGCCAGCAGTTCTCCATGCCGTCTTTCAAAATAGACTTCAGCGATTGGAAAGAAGAAGAT CTGAACTTTGACCTAGACCGGGGTGTATTTCCAATGGTCATCCAGGCAGTGGTGGATGAAGGGGATG ATTGCTTGGGCCATGCCCATGTACTCCTTGCTGCGTTTGAAAGA CATGTTGATGGCAGCTTCTCTGTCAAGCCCCTGAAACAGAAGCAAATT GTCGACCGTGTGAGCTACCTGCTCCAGGAGATCTACGGCATTGAGAACAAGAATAACCAGGAAACAAAG ccgtCAGACGACGAGAACAGCGACAACAGCAACGAGTGCGTGGTGTGTCTCTCGGATCTGCGCGACACACTCATCCTGCCCTGCAGGCACCTTTGTCTGTGCAACTCCTGCGCCGACACGCTCCGTTACCAGGCCAACAACTGTCCGATATGCCGACTGC CGTTCCGAGCCTTGCTGCAGATCCGAGCGGTGCGGAAGAAACCCGGAGCACTGTCGCCCGTTTCCTTCAGCCCCGTGCTGGCCCAGACGATGGACCACGACGAGCACTCC cagaGCTCCGACTCGGTGCCCCCGGGCTTCGAGCCCATCTCCCTGCTGGAGGCGCTGAACGGCCTGCGGTCCATCTCGCCCGCCAACCCGTCCGCCCCGCTCTACGACGACATCAACTtctccggcggcggcggcgaaaGCCGAGCCCTCAGCTCCCCGGAGCATCTCAGCGACGGCGGCAGTCTGCAGAAGAGCAAAGTCAGCAAGTCCCCAGACAG caGCACCTTGAGGTCCCCGTCCTCTCCCATccaagaggaggacgaggagaagcTGTCGGAGATGTCCGACGCTCAGCCCAACCCGCTGCTGTCCAGCAGTCCCGCTCCCACCGAG GCCACGGGCGTGGAGGATGTGGCCGAGTCGCTGTCCCCGGACGACG aggaggaggaagaggaggaagaggaggaggagcggcctCACTCCCGAGAGGAGATCCTCGAGGACTGCATCAGCGAACACAGTAGCCTGACCAAGACGGAGAGCGACCCGCCCGGAGACCTCTCCCTGCCAG